A window from Toxoplasma gondii ME49 chromosome IX, whole genome shotgun sequence encodes these proteins:
- a CDS encoding peptidase, M50 family protein (encoded by transcript TGME49_266140~Predicted trans-membrane domain (TMHMM2.0):91-114:117-140:172-195:209-232:238-261:293-316), protein MSGAVRIDARGMIIREGEDPELGRPLRSAAESHATDLRASGRTLEQRQVSTRSSQPRGSILGCLRRTFVRPFCCFPDAAGARPEGAYTGFWLPPILGLAPIFWLTIFAAIGCGILAQFYWQPLLLTGLVVLGYILSVALHEFAHAATAFKGGDESVVYSGYLTLDYLRYTSPLFSLGLPLLFLLLGNVALPGAAVLIQHENLRGAQWRTLTALAGPLATFLSGLLFSGLLHLSLLSADYYYTILHMGLACLIYFEAMSFIINMIPLPPLDGWAALEPWLPHSCFLKKAMDDPTLQRIVPLLVLAALFPVFARVPFFGHAVNVVAVTIFRAPPDLTPLAMQYFAVPYSQWRYMHPIPVPVDMRRASVSSSEFLEDFLLQ, encoded by the exons ATGTCGGGCGCTGTGCGTATCGACGCGCGAGGGAT GATCATTCGGGAAGGAGAAGATCCTGAACTCGGACGACCTCTGCGCTCTGCTGCTGAGTCGCACGCAACCGATTTGCGAGCCTCTGGAAGGACGCTAGAACAAAGGCAGGTTTCGACGAGGTCGTCGCAACCAAGGGGCAGCattctcggctgtctccgccgaACTTTTGTCAGACCTTTCTGTTGCTTTCCCGACGCTGCAGGTGCCCGCCCAGAGGGTGCATACACCGGGTTCTGGCTGCCACCCATCCTCGGGCTCGCCCCCATTTTCTGGCTCACCATTTTCGCGGCAATAGGATGCGGAATTCTTGCACAGTTCTACTGGCAACCG CTTCTCCTTACCGGTCTTGTCGTTCTTGGGTAcattctctccgtcgctctccaCGAGTTCGCGCATGCGGCAACTGCATTCAAGGGCGGGGACGAGTCTGTCGTCTACTCA GGCTACCTCACCCTCGATTACTTGAGATAcacctcgcctctcttctccttgggtcttcctcttctctttcttctcctaGGCAATGTCGCACTTCCAGGTGCAGCAGTATTGATTCAG catgAGAACCTCCGAGGAGCCCAGTGGAGGACGCTTACAGCGCTGG CGGGGCCGCTCGCAACCTTCCTTTCtggccttcttttctcgggTCTTCTCCATCTAAGTCTCCTCAGCGCCGATTACTACTACACGATTCTCCACATGGGCTTGGCATG TCTGATATACTTCGAGGCGATGAGCTTCATCATCAACATGATTCCTCTACCTCCTCTCGA CGGCTGGGCGGCGCTAGAGCCGTGGCTCCCGCATTCGTGCTTCCTCAAGAAGGCCATGGACGACCCGACTTTGCAGCGCATTGTTCCTCTCTTGGTTCTTGCTGcgctctttcctgtcttcgcGAGG GTGCCTTTCTTCGGCCACGCCGTGAACGTGGTGGCTGTCACTATTTTTCGAGCTCCGCCAGATTTGACGCCTTTGGCGATGCAGTACTTTGCCGTCCCGTACAGTCAGTGGCGATACATGCACCCAATTCCCGTCCCAGTGGACATGCGGCGTGCTTCCGTCTCGTCCTCGGAGTTTTTGGAGGATTTTCTGCTGCAGTGA
- the PRX2 gene encoding peroxiredoxin PRX2 (encoded by transcript TGME49_266130~Product name based on PMID:14651610.) produces the protein MESPTTLTEERADVPAANIGAALEQPDEVPHLSPVIRQVDIIEEKTSGDDNERFVKIVVKDFEGQERGTFCSDPEVIPVFGPGNIPAAFVTIRTRDLDGNEHVMEEYDGKVKLITNVASLSKDARKTYDELRQIYDRFLPQGFEILAFPCQQYVPEEYVHTEDIKTFLADHNVGFPVFEMTAVNGPETHPVFLYCKWNSDEFYRDGQLNNLTGHFGKFLLDRDNRVYKFYPPDTNPLRLVEDIKKLLNGELTGKIRGPDGKLYHQPGTVSQENQTTWS, from the exons ATGGAATCCCCGACTACCCTCACCGAAGAGAGAGCTGACGTGCCAGCAGCCAATATCGGGGCTGCTTTAGAACAGCCAGATGAGGTCCCCCATCTCAGCCCCGTCATCCGGCAAGTTGACATCATAGAAGAGAAGACATCCGGAGACGACAACGAGAGATTTGTGAAGATCGTTGTGAAAGATTTCGAAGGGCAGGAGCGGGGAACGTTTTGTTCCGACCCTGAAGTCATCCCCGTTTTTGGACCGGGTAATATTCCTGCTGCTTTCGTTACCATACGAACTCGTGATTTGGATGGAAATGAGCACGTGATGGAAGAATATGACGGTAAG GTGAAGCTCATTACGAACGTCGCATCGCTATCTAAGGACGCAAGGAAAACTTATGACGAGCTACGGCAGATTTATGACAGGTTTTTACCACAAGGGTTCGAA ATACTGGCTTTCCCCTGCCAGCAATACGTCCCGGAAGAGTACGTGCACACGGAAGACATCAAGACGTTCCTCGCTGACCACAACGTGGGTTTCCCTGTTTTTGAGATGACAGCAGTGAATGGACCCGAGACTCACCCAGTCTTCCTTTACTGCAAGTGGAATAGCGATGAG TTCTACAGAGACGGACAACTCAATAATCTCACAGGGCACTTTGGGAAGTTTCTGCTTGATCGAGATAACAGGGTGTACAAGTTCTATCCTCCGGACACAAACCCGCTTCGCCTAGTAGAGGACATCAAGAAACTTTTAAACGGGGAACTCACAGGCAAGATACGGGGTCCCGATGGAAAGTTATATCATCAACCTGGAACTGTTTCGCAGGAAAACCAGACAACATGGTCATAG
- the TPX1 gene encoding thioredoxin-dependent peroxidase TPX1/2 (encoded by transcript TGME49_266120~Product name based on PMID:17784785;17784785 .) has product MLPLCASSQMYLGQECLSCPVLPRLCLATCLGALYGRAFWRTNKRTAGHGKKWLGAHGKEKFHCFSGSFFLAKTLTSAKSFFGRFSSLVPPSVFTTPRKQSAFRFSHLIPTRSPLSAQYPGLKFLSSFSFLRMGIGGSRAAFAPDQIPVSFSTITFNDIYGVQRSLGEWDGKVKIVVNVASNCGLTKAHNKEFIELREKIGTDAFEILAFPSRQFANQEFADIAETQQFCERVKIPFPVFTTSDVNGPETNPVFLYCKWNSDSFYHPVKNSKSAKLSDIGWNYGKFLVDKDNGVYKYYGPRTKPLEMEEDIRKLIAGQAKGMKRNAAGELKPL; this is encoded by the exons atgcttcctctctgcgcgtcttctcAGATGTATCTCGGACAGGAGTGCCTGTCTTGCCCAGTGCTGCCGCGTCTTTGCTTGGCTACATGTTTGGGGGCGTTGTACGGTCGCGCTTTTTGGCGGACAAATAAACGGACTGCTGGTCACGGCAAAAAGTGGCTCGGCGCGCATGGAAAAGAGAAATTCCACTGCTTCTCCGGGTCGTTTTTCCTTGCAAAAACACTGACTTCCGCGAAGTCTTTCTTCGGCCGGTTTTCCTCCTTGGTTCCCCCTTCTGTGTTTACGACTCCGCGAAAGCAATCTGCATTTCGTTTCAGCCACCTGATTCCCACACGCAGCCCACTTTCAGCGCAGTACCCAGGCCTCAAGTTCCTCTCcagcttttcttttctcag GATGGGGATCGGCGGCAGCAGAGCTGCTTTCGCGCCGGACCAAATTCCGGTCTCGTTCAGCACCATTACTTTCAACGACATATACGGCGTTCAGCGCTCCCTCGGCGAATGGGATGGAAAA gtGAAGATCGTGGTAAACGTCGCGTCCAACTGCGGTCTGACGAAGGCCCACAACAAGGAGTTCATCGAGCTGAGAGAAAAAATTGGTACCGATGCCTTCGAG atTTTGGCTTTTCCTTCCCGCCAGTTCGCCAACCAGGAGTTCGCAGACATCGCGGAGACTCAGCAGTTCTGCGAGCGCGTCAAGATCCCTTTCCCTGTCTTCACGACTTCTGACGTTAACGGCCCAGAGACGAACCCCGTTTTTCTCTATTGCAAATGGAACAGCGACAGT TTCTACCATCCCGTGAAGAACAGCAAGAGCGCAAAACTCAGTGACATTGGCTGGAACTATGGCAAGTTTCTCGTAGACAAAGACAACGGCGTGTACAAGTACTACGGCCCGAGGACGAAACCGCTTGAGATGGAAGAAGACATCAGGAAACTCATCGCGGGTCAAGCGAAGGGCATGAAACGCAATGCGGCAGGCGAGCTGAAGCCTCTCTGA